A genomic window from Phormidium ambiguum IAM M-71 includes:
- a CDS encoding DUF6753 family protein yields the protein MSYGAVDTKSLLDIALEGQSEEYRRKVLELAFKGKIEPTDPIFLILLATGRLEVLIRESPKPEDFELAFSRWVERINKTLANYERVAVEKQEGQIASAVNSLVRQTQLTKVATSARSLVAAAGILLTTLGVGALMGWMGVLWSQGGFAPGEAVHLTQEQAEALRWATSAEGKFARNLMKWNSDSLTNLECKKDVKRLGVTLEVAGRAATSGFCTIWVESVEKRKFKN from the coding sequence GTGAGCTATGGTGCTGTTGATACTAAATCTTTGCTAGATATTGCCCTGGAGGGTCAATCTGAGGAATATCGGCGCAAGGTGTTGGAGTTGGCTTTTAAGGGGAAAATTGAGCCAACTGACCCGATATTCCTGATTTTATTGGCTACGGGGCGATTGGAAGTGCTGATTCGAGAAAGTCCGAAACCGGAGGATTTTGAGTTGGCGTTCAGTCGGTGGGTGGAGCGGATTAATAAGACGCTGGCGAATTACGAACGGGTGGCGGTAGAGAAGCAAGAGGGGCAAATTGCCTCTGCTGTTAATTCTCTGGTGCGTCAGACCCAATTGACAAAAGTGGCGACATCTGCGCGTTCTTTGGTGGCGGCGGCGGGTATCCTATTGACGACCTTGGGTGTCGGTGCTTTGATGGGATGGATGGGTGTGCTTTGGTCGCAAGGAGGGTTTGCGCCGGGGGAAGCAGTTCATCTGACTCAGGAGCAGGCGGAGGCTTTGCGATGGGCGACTAGCGCTGAGGGGAAGTTTGCTCGGAATTTGATGAAGTGGAATTCGGATAGTCTGACTAATTTAGAGTGTAAGAAGGATGTCAAGCGATTGGGGGTGACTCTGGAGGTGGCGGGAAGGGCAGCAACTTCAGGTTTCTGCACTATTTGGGTAGAATCGGTAGAAAAAAGAAAGTTTAAGAATTAA